DNA sequence from the Alkaliphilus metalliredigens QYMF genome:
TATTCAGATTTCTACTATAACCTTCAAGCGTCCTCATTGCTAGTCCGTCAATTTTCTTAGAAGCTAGATATAGTAGAATTTTGTCGTTCATGTCATCTTGGACAACTAATGACCTCTGGGCAGGATTTACATCATAATCATAGAGCACTTCTTGGATGATCTGTCGAGCCTTTTGCTGATCTAGCATTCCATTAAATTCTAGGTCTAGTCTTCCTACGATCCTAACAACAGCTTCTTCTTTTCTCAATCTAATCTCCTCCTGTGTTTCTCACACAGGAGATATAAATCCTAAATACAATTCTTGTCAAAAATTACATATGGTGATATACTATAGGCAAGATCTCCTACGTGAGATTGGATTTGAAAAGAGCCTTTTACTTTGCGAGTGGGGGCTCTTTTCTCTTTTTTGTTCCTATCTATATTATACCAAACATATGTTCTGTTTACAATTATTTTCCAACTTTTTTTATTGATATTTGAACCTTTTATGACGTCTAAAGTTCCTATTGTGTTGTTAAATACTTAAATACATCTACAGCTTTACAATAAAATTCATGTTTAATTTTAAGCGTAATAACTTTTGATTCATCAATATTGCAATACTCTAAGAGGTGTTCTATGCCTTCTTTTTGATGTCTCCAAAATTTTAATTGTCTTTTAAAAATAATTCGCTTTATAATAACAACGACCTCCTAATTATGACTTAGCAGGATATAAAAATCCCGTTATTTCTTGATATTCTTCTTCTGAAATTGCCTTACCTACTACATTAAAAACTCTGTCAATACTCCATAGTCCTGTTTCGTAATACTCTTTTACTCTATTAAACATCAATATCAACCCCTGTCATTATGGCTATATAATCAATATCAGCTCTATTCTTTTCTTCAAGTGTCGGTTCTTTCGGTGCTATCGGTTCTAAATCCTTTCTTGCTTGATATTCTTCTTCTGTTAATATCTCAATTTCTTCTTCTGTAAGTCCTGCATTTAGTGCGTTTTGTAGCATTATTTCAGAGGAATTACTAGAACCATCTATTACCTTTGTAGTGTTTTTAATTACGCAATATTTCATTTTATCCCTCCCCATGATAAACAACCATAGCAGTTATTGTAATAGTACCCGTATTAGCCCCAGAAACTTGACTCCATAGTATATCAAACCCATCATTTTCCACGTTGCGAATGTTACCACTGAGCCTATTTGTAGTATCTCCCTGTGATATAAGTATAGCGGAGCCCGTGTAAGGTCGCCATATTCCACTACCCGAACCTGAATAAAAGGACTTTTGTGCTCCTATTTGCCCAAAAAAACCTATACTTATAGTCGCTTGGCCTGTAATGTTTGCATAAAGCGTAATTCCCTTTGGCTTTCTTGGTGTAGCAATATGCTGTGTTCCTAGGATACTCGCATCTCTTTGAAAATCTATAACTTCCGACACACTTTCTGCCACATGCGAACCTAAGTCCTCATCTAAATTCATTACTTTTTGCCTGATTTCTTTTATGCATTTATATATTTTGTTAAACAACCAGTTAAACCATCCAGCAGGAGGTTTTTCTGTTGGCAACCATCCATCACTTTTCTTTTGTGCTGGTGGTTCTGTGCCCTCGTTTAACCATTCAGGTAATTGTTCATTAAACATTGTATCCCTCCTAATCTAATGGTAAGTTTGTATCATCTACAGGATCATAATATTCTCCCAGCATACCTCCCGATGTTTGATCTGTATCTGCAAATCCTACATCAATATCAAACTCACTTTCGTTTTCAAGGCTAGAAAAGGCAAAAGTACCTGTAAATAATACATTTGCCCTTACTCCTGCCGCTACAATTCTATTAACCAATCGTCCAAACTGATTAACACTAAATCCAACCGAATTTAATAATGCAGCAGGAACACTAACAAATATAGCGGCAGGTTCATTATCTAAAGTGCGATACAACTCTTGTATATAGATATTTTTCTGCTCAGTGTTTAAGGTAATAGCTAAGACTCTTATTATAGTGTTGATATCACCTTTAGATAAGTTTCTTGCTATCTTTGATTTTAGAAGTATTCGATAAACTTCATCAGGAGCTACACCTCTAAACTGTTGCACGTTCACGCCAATTTTATCTAAAGTAGCACCTATGGCTTGATCTATATCTCGATATTTTTCAGTAGTTTCTAAACTATCCTTTACTTCTTCAAGTTCTCCGACTACTACATTTAAAAGTTTCCCTATATTGATACTAGAGTCTTTTCTATAGTTATCAGTTAATCTTTGCAACAAATTAAGCACTAGTAACCACCACCTTGGTGTAATCAATTTCAGCTACTTCTGCCTGTGCTATGACAATATTATTGACACTATAGTTTATACCATCTACCCCTATTTCCAGGTCTACATCATCAATGCCATCTATACGATAGATAACTTTAATTAGCCTAGTATAGACAACATCTTGACCCATACCCAAGCCTGTGTAAACATTAGAATCTTCATCAAGTCCGCCGATGAATTTTATCAATTCAGTTCTAACAAGATCGTCCCCATTGGTGGGATATTTATCATTTTTAGTAATGCTAATGTTACTGTAAATATCTACTACATCCGCATAAGTAAATTTAATATCATGTGGATTTCCTGAATCATCATTTACGGTTACTGTTTCTTCACCAAAGCTTTCTATACCAGCTGCTTTAGTATCTAATATAGATTTACCTAC
Encoded proteins:
- a CDS encoding XkdX family protein, with amino-acid sequence MFNRVKEYYETGLWSIDRVFNVVGKAISEEEYQEITGFLYPAKS